Proteins encoded together in one Chloroflexota bacterium window:
- a CDS encoding protein kinase, which yields MSVLEAGQSFGRYTIINLDASSGPIETYRAYDASIGRDVALKVLATRDAASASRFNAAVLALLDLAHPSILDIHDAGDIDGIHYLAMPLIEGTTLAQRLQQGSLTPAEITRIVEQIGGALQYAHEHGIVSGAVALDKIIIDRSGKAVLTDFASGLLPAAGSASDGRQRDLLMLGGVMLALLAGHAIDAPDSPVGQLLKPWLDRLPPAIQSAASDNYTQFVSRAASPDATQRFTSIADFLAAWRQLVKPDAVAPATAASTPAPSTASRAEQIESRRRAAAAAQDQARQAQYDSEWRERQESRTREAADTQARIQRGADERASTMLRARQERDTRIGAGTTVAVPAAMAIDPARQAALRRLLTVVQAVADKRASTIGIRPLTSTPAPPKAAPTLARPAISRVTQATVQSAQATVASELKRQSASAFERGRQQAAADVVTVGQRLRPVIATLIVILFVVFCVFPLSCIIWVSTLPDPTSTPTRAAPTQAQPPTAAAARTAVATATPRPATATPAPRASATPALETVVVLTDTFRSGACGLPEGSGSAGSQTCANGEYQMAPAAAEPMLALFDSVRGSMLLDVNARIITGTSSLEYGLVWAATANHYYAITLKPDGALAVFTQQDGSAQYTVRGLTFSAVKVGAQTNRLRVRANGDTFGFAINERDLPLSLTGTAGSSGRFGFFVQSREPGAVVAFSNLVVSEMRTPGGTPAPGATVVPTR from the coding sequence ATGAGCGTTCTGGAAGCGGGACAGAGCTTCGGCCGCTACACCATCATTAATCTGGACGCGTCGTCCGGTCCGATCGAGACGTATCGCGCGTATGATGCGTCGATCGGGCGCGACGTTGCGCTCAAGGTGCTGGCCACACGCGACGCGGCCTCGGCATCTCGTTTCAATGCGGCGGTGCTGGCGCTGCTCGACCTCGCCCATCCGAGCATTCTGGACATCCACGATGCAGGCGACATCGACGGCATCCACTACCTGGCCATGCCGTTGATCGAAGGCACGACGTTGGCGCAGCGCCTGCAGCAAGGCTCGCTGACGCCCGCCGAAATCACGCGCATAGTCGAGCAGATTGGCGGTGCGCTGCAATACGCCCACGAGCATGGCATCGTGAGCGGCGCAGTGGCGCTCGACAAGATAATTATCGATCGCAGCGGCAAGGCCGTGCTGACCGACTTCGCGTCCGGCCTGCTGCCGGCCGCCGGCAGCGCGAGCGACGGCCGCCAGCGCGATCTGCTGATGCTCGGCGGCGTCATGCTGGCGCTATTGGCGGGGCACGCGATCGACGCGCCCGACAGTCCGGTCGGACAGTTGCTGAAGCCGTGGCTCGATCGGTTGCCGCCGGCGATCCAGAGCGCCGCCTCCGACAACTACACGCAGTTTGTTTCGCGGGCTGCTTCACCTGACGCGACACAGCGTTTTACGTCGATTGCCGATTTTCTGGCAGCGTGGCGACAACTGGTGAAGCCGGATGCGGTTGCGCCGGCTACGGCAGCGTCCACGCCGGCGCCATCGACCGCCAGCCGGGCCGAGCAGATCGAGTCTCGGCGGCGCGCGGCCGCAGCAGCACAAGACCAGGCGCGCCAGGCGCAGTACGACAGCGAGTGGCGAGAGCGGCAGGAGTCCCGGACGCGCGAGGCCGCCGACACGCAGGCGCGCATCCAGCGCGGAGCGGACGAGCGCGCCTCGACCATGCTGCGCGCGCGCCAGGAGCGCGATACGCGAATCGGTGCCGGCACGACCGTGGCCGTGCCGGCTGCAATGGCAATCGACCCTGCGCGACAGGCCGCGCTGCGGCGCTTGTTGACGGTTGTGCAGGCGGTGGCCGACAAACGCGCCTCGACCATCGGCATCCGGCCGCTGACAAGCACGCCCGCGCCGCCAAAGGCCGCGCCCACGCTGGCCCGTCCGGCGATCAGTCGCGTAACGCAAGCGACGGTCCAGTCGGCGCAGGCAACGGTGGCGAGCGAGTTGAAGCGCCAATCGGCCAGTGCGTTCGAGCGCGGGCGGCAGCAGGCAGCTGCCGACGTGGTGACGGTGGGACAGCGGCTGCGCCCGGTGATCGCCACGCTCATTGTGATTCTGTTCGTCGTGTTTTGCGTCTTCCCGCTGAGTTGCATCATCTGGGTGTCCACACTACCTGACCCGACGTCGACCCCGACGCGTGCAGCGCCCACACAGGCGCAACCGCCGACTGCGGCGGCCGCGCGCACGGCGGTCGCGACCGCGACGCCGCGACCGGCAACGGCGACACCCGCACCACGCGCATCGGCCACGCCCGCGCTGGAGACCGTGGTGGTCCTGACCGACACGTTTCGCTCGGGAGCGTGCGGTTTGCCAGAAGGCAGCGGCAGCGCCGGATCGCAAACGTGCGCGAACGGTGAATATCAAATGGCGCCGGCGGCAGCGGAACCGATGCTGGCGCTCTTCGATAGCGTGCGCGGCTCGATGCTGCTGGACGTCAACGCGCGTATCATCACCGGCACGAGTTCGCTGGAATACGGCCTGGTGTGGGCGGCCACCGCCAATCATTACTACGCGATCACGCTGAAGCCGGACGGCGCGCTGGCGGTATTCACCCAGCAGGATGGGAGCGCCCAGTATACCGTGCGCGGTCTCACGTTCAGCGCGGTCAAGGTGGGGGCGCAAACGAACCGGCTGCGCGTGCGAGCCAATGGTGACACCTTTGGTTTCGCGATCAATGAGCGTGACTTGCCGCTGTCCTTGACCGGCACGGCCGGCAGCAGCGGGCGCTTCGGTTTCTTTGTGCAGAGCCGGGAGCCGGGCGCGGTTGTCGCATTCTCCAATCTGGTCGTTTCTGAGATGCGCACGCCGGGCGGAACGCCGGCGCCCGGTGCGACGGTCGTGCCGACCCGTTAG
- a CDS encoding RraA family protein, giving the protein MLDFKAVQAELYSGVISDVLDHLGYRHQTMSGDIRPVNAEMVVAGTVRPVLSVDVYRVRDDCYDQEIAFVDSLLTDDVVVACTNRSTRTGLWGELLSTAARARGARGCVTDGYVRDVRRIVQMGFPVFAAGMRPVDSKGRSIVFEYDTPVEVGGVPCTRGDVVFGDVDGVVVVPAAIAEQVIAEAVHKVRQESASRAALENGGYLRDVFNRYGVL; this is encoded by the coding sequence ATGCTTGACTTCAAGGCCGTTCAGGCCGAACTATACAGCGGCGTGATTAGCGATGTGCTCGATCACCTGGGCTACCGCCACCAGACGATGAGCGGGGATATTCGGCCCGTCAATGCCGAGATGGTCGTGGCCGGAACCGTGCGGCCGGTGCTCTCGGTGGACGTCTACCGCGTGCGCGACGACTGCTACGACCAGGAGATCGCGTTTGTCGATTCGCTGCTGACCGATGATGTGGTGGTTGCCTGCACCAACCGCTCGACGCGCACCGGCTTGTGGGGCGAACTACTTTCGACGGCGGCGCGGGCGCGCGGCGCGCGCGGCTGCGTAACCGACGGCTACGTGCGCGACGTACGGCGCATCGTGCAGATGGGCTTCCCGGTCTTTGCCGCCGGCATGCGCCCGGTTGACTCGAAAGGGCGCAGCATCGTATTCGAGTATGACACGCCGGTCGAGGTCGGCGGCGTGCCGTGCACGCGCGGCGACGTGGTCTTCGGCGATGTGGACGGCGTGGTCGTCGTGCCGGCGGCCATTGCGGAGCAAGTGATCGCCGAGGCAGTGCACAAGGTGCGCCAGGAGAGCGCGTCGCGCGCGGCGCTGGAGAACGGCGGCTACCTGCGCGACGTTTTCAATCGTTACGGTGTCTTGTAG
- a CDS encoding FtsX-like permease family protein — MLFAVTDRHDPAYQLRAGDALKSVFDDAGIGVGSIQTNASARDRIGTLFTILFTMLMEMTVLMATVGALGLMGTMSLNVLDRTREIGVLRAIGASNGTIQRIVIFEGVLIGVLSWAFSAALAYPLGSALASAAGMSMLQTPLEFVYSVNGAVLWLALVVVISAVASFMPAWSASHLTVREVLAYEG; from the coding sequence ATGCTGTTTGCCGTGACCGACCGGCACGACCCCGCATACCAACTGCGCGCCGGCGATGCGCTCAAGAGCGTGTTCGATGATGCGGGCATCGGCGTCGGCTCGATTCAGACGAACGCCTCCGCTCGCGACCGCATCGGCACGCTGTTCACCATCCTGTTTACGATGTTGATGGAAATGACCGTGTTGATGGCGACTGTCGGGGCGCTGGGTTTGATGGGCACCATGAGTCTCAACGTGCTCGACCGCACGCGCGAGATCGGCGTGCTGCGCGCCATCGGCGCGTCGAACGGCACCATTCAGCGCATCGTGATCTTCGAGGGCGTGCTGATTGGCGTGCTGTCGTGGGCGTTCAGCGCCGCGCTGGCCTATCCGCTCGGCAGCGCGCTGGCGTCGGCGGCGGGCATGTCGATGCTACAGACGCCACTGGAATTCGTGTATTCGGTGAACGGGGCGGTGCTCTGGCTTGCGCTCGTGGTGGTGATTTCGGCGGTAGCCAGCTTTATGCCGGCCTGGAGCGCATCGCACCTGACAGTGCGCGAGGTGCTGGCGTACGAGGGCTAA
- a CDS encoding ATP-binding cassette domain-containing protein, with amino-acid sequence MFRRLFARNRPVDSLPATPLIELRQVVKSFESPAGRFTALKGIDLHVERGEFIAIIGKSGSGKSTLLNMVAGIDRPTTGEVWMNGAAVHRLDEGQMAVWRGRNLGIVFQFFQLLPTLTVVENVMLPMDLCGAYPLRERFGRAMRLLERMELAEHADKLPTALSGGQQQRVAIARATAAGAPACCLP; translated from the coding sequence ATGTTTCGCAGACTGTTCGCCCGCAACCGTCCCGTGGATTCGCTTCCTGCCACGCCGCTGATTGAACTGCGGCAGGTCGTCAAGTCGTTCGAGTCGCCTGCCGGCCGCTTTACGGCGCTCAAGGGTATTGACCTGCATGTTGAGCGCGGCGAGTTCATCGCCATCATCGGCAAATCCGGCTCGGGCAAGTCCACCCTGCTCAATATGGTCGCCGGCATCGACCGACCGACCACCGGCGAAGTCTGGATGAATGGGGCCGCCGTGCACCGCCTCGACGAAGGCCAGATGGCGGTTTGGCGCGGGCGCAACCTTGGCATCGTCTTTCAGTTCTTCCAGTTGCTGCCGACACTGACCGTGGTCGAGAATGTCATGCTGCCGATGGATTTGTGCGGCGCGTACCCGCTGCGCGAGCGTTTTGGCCGCGCCATGCGTCTGCTCGAGCGCATGGAACTGGCCGAGCATGCCGACAAGCTGCCGACCGCGCTGTCCGGCGGTCAGCAGCAGCGCGTGGCGATAGCACGCGCTACAGCAGCGGGCGCGCCGGCATGCTGTTTGCCGTGA
- a CDS encoding NAD(P)-dependent oxidoreductase, with protein sequence MANRKVVVTGAAGYIFSRMINTFRERYDLVLLDVSRRARTGVEIADIELVDLTDRNRDAYRAYFRGADAVLHCAFVGRTGGAFVSGDTPAARSQKFQNEFANVQMAFNVFQTAVEEGVRRVVVCSSNHAADWYERLIWSDRWDYVDETMKTYSDNYYGWAKEAYEDLGFVFATGVENGGQRLENVHLRIGGPRETDVDECDVRDLKKLHRALGAYLSARDQNQLAIKSIEAPDIRDEHGVPFQIFYGVSDNDHNFWSIANARRVIGYSPEDNSAVKFADKIAAIMREANRVQYG encoded by the coding sequence ATGGCAAACCGCAAAGTCGTCGTGACCGGCGCCGCCGGTTATATCTTCTCACGAATGATCAACACGTTCCGCGAGCGATACGATCTCGTGCTCCTCGACGTCTCCCGCCGCGCGCGCACCGGCGTCGAGATCGCGGACATCGAGCTGGTCGACCTGACCGACCGAAACCGCGACGCCTACCGCGCCTATTTCCGCGGCGCCGATGCCGTGCTGCACTGCGCGTTCGTTGGACGCACCGGCGGCGCCTTCGTATCCGGCGACACGCCGGCCGCGCGGTCACAGAAGTTCCAGAACGAGTTCGCCAACGTGCAAATGGCGTTCAATGTGTTCCAGACTGCGGTCGAGGAAGGCGTGCGCCGCGTTGTCGTCTGCTCCAGCAACCACGCCGCCGATTGGTACGAGCGGCTGATCTGGAGCGACCGCTGGGACTACGTGGACGAGACAATGAAGACGTACTCCGACAACTACTACGGGTGGGCGAAAGAAGCATACGAAGATCTCGGCTTCGTCTTCGCGACCGGCGTCGAGAATGGCGGGCAGCGGCTCGAGAATGTCCATCTGCGCATCGGCGGTCCGCGCGAAACCGACGTGGACGAATGCGATGTGCGCGACCTGAAGAAGCTCCATCGCGCGCTCGGCGCGTACCTGAGCGCGCGCGATCAGAACCAACTGGCGATCAAGTCGATCGAAGCTCCGGATATCCGCGACGAGCACGGGGTTCCATTCCAAATCTTCTACGGGGTCAGCGACAACGACCACAACTTCTGGAGCATCGCCAACGCCCGCCGCGTGATCGGCTACTCGCCTGAAGACAACAGCGCCGTCAAATTCGCGGACAAGATCGCGGCGATCATGCGCGAAGCCAATCGCGTACAGTACGGTTAG
- a CDS encoding helix-turn-helix transcriptional regulator has product MQADKVQEGHMTSKPNNANVPEAEPQRFDSAAAGAHLVSRPWGGPGVSRSFGLSSGLRSLGAAVTSALVAVWALAVGLVGSLIYRFAQHYEYFRALDAASALDPMQELQSRLSYTECDILTLMARGYSDMRIGEILSLQRASFDSYLRHIYLAVGLTNRGQLRVWIAEHGDKFRR; this is encoded by the coding sequence ATGCAAGCGGACAAGGTGCAGGAGGGACACATGACATCGAAACCCAACAACGCGAACGTACCCGAAGCCGAGCCACAACGCTTCGACAGCGCGGCCGCCGGCGCACATCTGGTTAGCCGCCCTTGGGGCGGCCCCGGTGTCTCGCGCTCCTTTGGGCTGTCCAGCGGGCTGCGCTCCCTGGGCGCAGCTGTAACTTCCGCGCTTGTCGCGGTATGGGCGCTCGCTGTCGGCCTCGTCGGCTCGCTGATCTACCGGTTCGCCCAGCACTACGAGTACTTCCGCGCGCTCGATGCGGCATCCGCGCTCGATCCGATGCAGGAGCTTCAGTCGCGTCTCTCCTATACCGAATGCGACATTCTGACATTGATGGCGCGCGGGTACAGTGATATGCGCATCGGTGAAATCCTGTCGTTGCAGCGCGCTTCATTCGACTCATATCTGCGGCACATCTATCTGGCGGTCGGATTGACCAATCGCGGACAGTTGCGTGTCTGGATTGCCGAGCACGGCGATAAGTTCCGTCGCTAA
- a CDS encoding NAD-binding protein encodes MNPETQNTVALIGLGAMGSGMAQSLLRAGFRVLGFDVSAAAREAFVGRGGVGAESAADAVRGASVCIVIVVNAEQAEAALFGAQGAASVLAAGSVVMLCSTVRPAFARETADRLRAQTVEMLDAPVSGGVARAAEGRLSVMASGSAAAFAGAERVLAALAENVFRLGDTCGQGSTVKMINQLLAGVHIAVSAEAMAFGVRAGVDPRMLYDVISKSAGSSWMFENRVPHMLEGDFTPRSAVDIFVKDLGIVLDTAREKRFPLPLAAAAHQLFLMAAAAGHGREDDAAVVKVFEQLAGIAVKER; translated from the coding sequence ATGAATCCAGAAACGCAAAACACGGTTGCGCTGATTGGCCTGGGGGCAATGGGCAGCGGCATGGCGCAAAGCCTGCTGCGCGCCGGCTTCCGCGTGCTGGGCTTCGATGTCAGTGCAGCGGCGCGCGAAGCGTTTGTCGGGCGTGGTGGCGTTGGGGCGGAGTCTGCGGCGGATGCGGTGCGCGGCGCGAGTGTCTGCATCGTCATCGTCGTGAATGCGGAGCAGGCCGAGGCCGCGCTGTTCGGCGCGCAGGGGGCCGCAAGCGTGCTCGCGGCAGGAAGCGTGGTGATGCTGTGCAGCACGGTGCGGCCCGCGTTCGCGCGCGAGACCGCAGACCGTTTGCGTGCGCAGACCGTCGAAATGCTCGACGCACCCGTCAGCGGAGGGGTCGCCCGCGCGGCCGAGGGGCGCTTGAGCGTCATGGCTTCCGGCTCGGCGGCTGCTTTTGCCGGGGCCGAGCGAGTTCTGGCGGCGCTTGCCGAGAACGTATTCCGCCTCGGCGACACGTGTGGCCAGGGTTCGACGGTCAAGATGATCAACCAACTGCTGGCTGGCGTGCATATCGCGGTCTCGGCGGAGGCGATGGCGTTTGGGGTGCGCGCCGGAGTGGACCCGCGCATGCTGTACGATGTGATCTCCAAGAGCGCGGGGTCGTCGTGGATGTTCGAGAATCGGGTGCCGCACATGCTGGAAGGCGACTTCACGCCGCGCAGCGCCGTCGACATCTTCGTGAAGGACCTGGGCATTGTGCTTGACACGGCGCGCGAGAAGCGCTTCCCGCTACCGCTCGCGGCCGCGGCGCATCAGCTATTCCTGATGGCCGCCGCAGCCGGACACGGCCGTGAAGATGACGCCGCCGTGGTCAAGGTGTTTGAGCAACTGGCCGGCATCGCGGTAAAGGAACGCTGA
- a CDS encoding low specificity L-threonine aldolase yields the protein MIDLYSDTLTKPTPAMRAVIAVAEVGDEQKNEDPTVNRLLEMAADLLGKEAALFLPSGTMCNQIAVKTHTRPGDVIIADKMGHVIRSEGGGPAFNSGVMVEMLDGDRGRFTAEQLAAVITSGSVYVPPSRLVCLEQTHNFAGGTIWPLAQMDAVCRVAHEHGLSTHMDGARLLNAVVATGVPARDYAAGCDSAWIDFTKGLGAPLGAALAGSRDFIAQARRYKHMMGGAMRQAGMMAAGCIYALEHHIERLADDHANARLLAGGLAQMDGISVENPIPDTNIVFFSPRSPRLTPSDLVARAQSRGVRMGDFGTRIRAVTHLDVSHGDIEQALAVIDQIVREAGAE from the coding sequence GTGATTGACCTATACAGCGATACCTTGACTAAGCCGACGCCGGCGATGCGTGCCGTAATTGCGGTCGCTGAAGTCGGCGACGAGCAGAAAAATGAAGACCCGACCGTGAACCGGCTGCTCGAAATGGCGGCCGACCTATTGGGCAAGGAGGCTGCGCTCTTTCTGCCCAGTGGCACGATGTGCAACCAGATTGCGGTCAAGACGCATACACGCCCGGGCGACGTGATCATTGCCGACAAGATGGGGCACGTGATCCGTTCGGAAGGCGGGGGGCCGGCCTTCAACTCCGGTGTCATGGTGGAGATGCTGGACGGCGATCGCGGGCGATTCACCGCCGAGCAACTGGCGGCCGTGATCACGTCCGGGTCAGTGTATGTTCCGCCCTCTAGGCTCGTCTGCCTTGAGCAGACGCACAACTTCGCTGGCGGCACTATCTGGCCGCTCGCGCAGATGGACGCCGTGTGCCGGGTCGCGCATGAGCACGGGCTGTCAACGCATATGGACGGCGCGCGGCTGCTGAATGCGGTGGTCGCAACCGGTGTGCCGGCGCGTGACTACGCGGCTGGCTGCGATTCGGCATGGATCGACTTCACCAAAGGGCTCGGCGCACCGTTGGGCGCGGCGCTGGCCGGCTCGCGCGACTTCATCGCCCAGGCCCGTCGCTACAAACATATGATGGGCGGCGCGATGCGCCAGGCGGGCATGATGGCCGCTGGATGCATCTATGCGCTGGAGCATCACATCGAACGGTTGGCCGACGACCACGCCAACGCGCGGTTGCTGGCGGGCGGCCTGGCGCAGATGGACGGCATAAGCGTCGAAAACCCGATCCCGGACACCAACATCGTGTTCTTCAGCCCGCGCAGCCCGCGATTGACGCCGAGTGACCTGGTCGCCAGAGCGCAGTCACGCGGCGTGCGCATGGGAGACTTCGGCACGCGCATCCGCGCGGTGACGCACCTCGACGTGTCGCACGGCGACATCGAGCAGGCGCTGGCCGTTATCGATCAGATCGTTCGCGAAGCTGGCGCCGAATGA
- a CDS encoding proline--tRNA ligase, giving the protein MRFSKLFARTLREAPADAELVSHNLLMRAGYVRPLASGIFSQLTLGTRVVKKIERIMREEMDRIEGQELILPVVHPAEIWQETGRWYAIGPEMLRFRDRAERDMVFAMTHEEVVTDIARKEIASYRQLPQMVYQIQTKFRDEPRPRGGLIRVREFTMKDAYSLHATYDDLDAYYPRMSDAYVAIFKRAGLDAVRIEADSGMMGGTGSHEFVLIAESGENTIVRCEHNDYAANLETARCATQAVVMPAPQPMIEVATPHMQTIEDVAQFVGVSPAQTLKSMLYMVDEELVMIVLRGDRMVNDFKLPRVFGTDKFRPALPEEIRASGAVEGYASPLGLSGVTVYADESVLWGGNFVAGANKEGYHVTNANVGRDLKFERFYDLSNVQEGDRCPVCNGSLGFARGIEVGHIFKLGTKYTESMHAYFLDKDGVEKPIIMGCYGIGSGRLMAAAVEQHHDDKGIIWPMPIAPFQVHLVGLGLNDAAMREAAEAMYRDLQAGGFDVLFDDREEAQAGVKFNDADLVGIPIRLTLSPRSVKAGGAEVKLRKETTARVIPLADVQKELRALVDVLMAV; this is encoded by the coding sequence ATGCGATTCTCTAAACTGTTTGCCCGCACACTGCGCGAAGCGCCCGCCGACGCGGAACTCGTGTCGCACAACCTGTTGATGCGCGCCGGCTACGTGCGGCCGCTCGCGTCGGGCATCTTCTCTCAGTTGACGCTCGGCACGCGCGTGGTGAAAAAGATCGAGCGGATCATGCGCGAGGAGATGGACCGCATCGAGGGCCAGGAACTGATCCTGCCGGTCGTGCACCCGGCCGAAATCTGGCAGGAGACCGGCCGCTGGTACGCCATCGGTCCGGAGATGCTCCGCTTCCGCGACCGCGCCGAGCGCGACATGGTCTTCGCCATGACGCATGAGGAAGTGGTCACCGATATCGCGCGCAAGGAGATCGCTTCGTATCGCCAGTTGCCGCAGATGGTCTACCAGATTCAGACCAAGTTCCGCGACGAGCCGCGCCCGCGCGGCGGCCTGATCCGCGTGCGTGAATTCACCATGAAGGACGCCTACTCCCTGCACGCGACGTACGACGATCTGGATGCGTACTACCCGCGCATGTCGGACGCCTACGTGGCCATCTTCAAGCGCGCCGGGCTGGATGCGGTCCGCATCGAGGCCGACAGCGGCATGATGGGCGGCACCGGCTCGCACGAGTTCGTCCTGATCGCCGAAAGCGGCGAGAACACGATTGTGCGCTGCGAGCATAACGACTACGCCGCCAATCTGGAAACGGCGCGCTGCGCCACGCAGGCAGTCGTGATGCCGGCGCCGCAGCCGATGATCGAGGTGGCCACACCGCACATGCAGACCATCGAAGACGTCGCCCAGTTCGTCGGCGTGTCGCCGGCGCAGACGCTCAAGAGCATGCTGTACATGGTCGACGAGGAATTGGTGATGATCGTGCTGCGCGGCGACCGGATGGTCAACGACTTTAAGCTGCCACGCGTGTTCGGCACTGACAAGTTCCGCCCGGCGCTGCCGGAAGAGATCCGGGCCTCCGGTGCCGTCGAAGGCTACGCGTCGCCGCTCGGGCTGTCCGGCGTCACGGTGTACGCTGACGAGTCGGTGCTGTGGGGTGGTAACTTCGTCGCGGGCGCCAACAAGGAAGGCTATCACGTCACAAACGCCAACGTTGGCCGCGACCTGAAATTCGAGCGATTCTACGACCTGAGCAATGTGCAGGAAGGCGACCGCTGCCCAGTGTGCAACGGCTCGCTCGGCTTTGCGCGCGGCATCGAGGTGGGCCACATCTTCAAGTTGGGGACAAAGTATACCGAGTCGATGCACGCCTACTTCCTGGACAAGGATGGCGTCGAGAAGCCAATCATCATGGGCTGCTACGGCATTGGCTCGGGACGCCTCATGGCGGCGGCGGTCGAGCAGCACCACGACGACAAGGGCATCATCTGGCCGATGCCGATCGCGCCGTTCCAAGTGCACCTGGTCGGGCTGGGCCTGAACGATGCCGCCATGCGCGAGGCCGCCGAGGCGATGTACCGCGATCTGCAAGCCGGCGGATTCGACGTGCTGTTTGACGACCGCGAAGAGGCGCAGGCCGGCGTGAAGTTCAATGACGCCGATCTGGTCGGCATCCCGATTCGGCTGACGCTCAGCCCGCGCTCGGTGAAGGCGGGCGGCGCCGAGGTCAAGCTGCGCAAGGAGACGACCGCGCGCGTCATACCGCTTGCGGACGTTCAGAAAGAGTTGCGCGCACTGGTTGATGTGCTGATGGCTGTGTGA
- the uppP gene encoding undecaprenyl-diphosphatase UppP has protein sequence MDLLQAIILGVVQGLTEFIPVSSTAHLILVQKLMGWHFPDNIDFAFNVLIQLGTTAAVIVYFWRDLWRIALGVLVGLRAGKPFEGDDARLGWLVVLATVPAVVVGLLFKNAIEALHEQPLVVAGVLVAASAILWFSERIGKRTRPLNALNWLDALVVGVAQAVALIPGVSRSGASISGALLRDIDRSAAARFSFLMSVPALVGASVLAMRELLKARDFAQYLPAMTAGFIAAAIVGFASIHWLLAFLSRRSMNAFAVYRVIAGALFFAVIFLRG, from the coding sequence ATGGATTTGCTTCAGGCGATTATTCTGGGCGTTGTGCAGGGATTAACTGAGTTCATTCCCGTCTCGTCAACCGCACACCTGATTCTGGTGCAGAAGCTGATGGGCTGGCACTTCCCCGACAACATCGATTTTGCGTTCAATGTGCTGATACAGCTCGGCACGACGGCGGCCGTGATCGTGTACTTCTGGCGCGACCTCTGGCGGATCGCGCTGGGCGTGCTTGTCGGGCTACGCGCTGGCAAGCCGTTCGAAGGAGACGATGCGCGCCTGGGCTGGTTGGTGGTGCTGGCGACGGTGCCCGCCGTGGTCGTCGGCCTGCTGTTCAAAAACGCGATTGAAGCACTGCACGAGCAGCCGCTCGTGGTGGCCGGCGTGCTGGTGGCCGCCTCGGCGATCCTCTGGTTCAGCGAGCGCATCGGCAAGCGCACCCGGCCACTGAACGCGCTCAACTGGCTGGATGCGCTGGTCGTCGGCGTTGCGCAGGCGGTCGCGTTGATTCCGGGCGTGTCGCGTTCCGGCGCATCGATCTCCGGCGCGTTGCTGCGCGACATTGACCGCTCGGCGGCCGCGCGCTTCAGCTTCCTAATGTCGGTGCCGGCGCTCGTCGGCGCTAGTGTGCTGGCTATGCGCGAATTGCTGAAAGCCCGGGACTTTGCCCAGTACCTGCCAGCCATGACCGCCGGCTTCATCGCCGCGGCCATTGTCGGGTTTGCCAGTATCCACTGGCTGCTCGCGTTCCTGTCGCGCCGCTCGATGAATGCGTTTGCGGTCTACCGTGTCATCGCCGGCGCGCTGTTCTTCGCGGTCATTTTTCTGCGCGGCTGA
- a CDS encoding acyl-CoA thioesterase — protein MNNTPTVHSFYQRVRYAETDAMGIVWHGSYLLWFEVARVEALRAMGYPYARLEQEGYGLPVTEAHLRYGQSARFDDELKIDVWVEDVKSRKFRLGYRVSHARTGVEFVTGATEHVCWRGGTIAVMPRELREKFESLMNGPAGL, from the coding sequence ATGAACAATACACCGACTGTCCATTCATTCTACCAGCGCGTGCGTTATGCCGAGACCGATGCAATGGGCATTGTCTGGCATGGCAGCTATCTGCTCTGGTTCGAGGTCGCCCGTGTGGAGGCACTGCGCGCCATGGGCTATCCATACGCCCGGCTCGAACAGGAAGGCTACGGCCTGCCGGTGACCGAGGCGCACCTGCGCTACGGCCAGTCGGCACGGTTCGACGACGAGCTCAAGATCGACGTGTGGGTCGAGGATGTCAAATCGCGCAAGTTCCGGCTCGGCTATCGCGTAAGCCATGCGCGCACCGGCGTCGAGTTCGTCACCGGCGCCACCGAGCACGTCTGCTGGCGCGGCGGAACGATTGCCGTGATGCCGCGCGAACTGCGTGAGAAGTTTGAGTCGCTGATGAACGGCCCGGCCGGGCTTTAG